The genomic window AACCTGTTCGAGCTGGTCGAGCCGCTCCTTGAGCGAATCGGCTTGAGCTGCGTAGGCCAGGCGCGGATCGAGGAGAAGCTTGTCCTGCTCGCGGGTGCCAGTCACCGCGTCTACCTTTTGTGCCGACGACGGCGCGGCCACCATGGCGTCCGTGATGCCTTCGGACAAAATGTTGAGGCAGAGCACGGTGAGCATGATGAACAGGCCTGGGAAGAGCGCCGTCCACCACATGCCGAGGAGGACCGAGAGGTTCGACGACGCATCAGATAGGACATTACCCCAGGTGGGAACCATCGTAGATTGCAGTCCTGAGCCGATAAAGGTCAGCGAGGCTTCGAGGATGATCGCGTCAGCCACCAGGACCGTGGCGAAGACGAGAACCGGAGCCGCGGTGTTCCGAGCCACGTGCCGGACGAGGATCCACGGTGCGCGGGCACCGGAGACGATAACTGCACGCACGTAGTCTTCGCCGTAGGCGCTCATGACGTTTGCGCGCACGATTCGTGCCAGCTGCGGGATGTAAACGAACGCGATAGAGCAGATGATGACGATGACGAGGCCTACGACGTTGTCAGGTTCGAGACGGCGCGAGAACACGAGCACCATCACGGCGGCCATAGCGATGCCGGGCACCGCCATGATGACGTCCATGATGCGCATGATGACTTCGCCGATCCACTTGCGCGAGACGGCCGCCACCGCACCGATGAGCGCGCCGAAGAACAGGGCGACCAGTGTAGCGGCCAGGCCGATGATCAGCGAGAAGCGGCCACCGTAGAGAATGCGGGACAGGACGTCGCGGCCCACGTGGTCGGTTCCGAACAGGAAATCACCGCTGGGTGCCGCCCACTTGTCTGCCAACGCATTCGGATCGTAAGGGGCGATAAAGGGTGCGAGGAAAGAAATAACGAAGATGATGAACAGGAATCCCATAGCCAGGCGTGCGCCGATGGACATATTCGAGATCCGCGAGAAACGGGCTCCGGGCGCCGTTACCTTGTCAAGCTTCTTTTTCTTGGAAGTCATCTGTTACACCGACCTAATACGCGGGTTGATGAGGAGGTAGAGCATGTCAACGATGATGTTGACGATGATGAAGGCGATTGCGACAACGAGCGCACCACCCTGAACGAGGTTGACCCAGTTGTTCTGGATGCCCAAAATGAGAACCTTACCCATGCCTTGCAGGCCGAAGATAATCTCGATGACGACCGCACCACCCATGAGGTAGCCGACGCGAAGGCCCAGAACCGTGACGGGCGTAATGAGCGCGTTGCGTAGGACGTTGCGGCCGATGACGACCGAGCGGGGGACGCCAGCTCCGAGGGCGGTTCGCACGTAGTCACGGTCCAGCTCTTCAACCATCGAGGTGCGCACCACACGCGTCATCTGACCGATAACCGGAATGGCGAGCGAGATAGCGGGCAGCAGCATTCGCAGGAACCAGCCGCTGAAGTTGTCGGTCATGCTCGGCAGATCGCCCGAGACGGGCAACGAGCCGCCCACAAATGCCAAGACGAGGAGAGACGCCAGCCAGAAGGACGGAGTTCCGATAAAGATAACTGATAGGACGCGAATAACCTGATCTGGCCAGCGGTCACGGTAAATGGCAGCGATGATGCCGAGCGGGAATGCGAGAAGGATAGCGATGATCAAACCATAGAACGTCAGAGAGAGGGTCACCGGCAGAGCGCCCATCACCATGTCGCTCACTCGATTCGTTTCACCGACGCCGTAGATGCCCAGATCGCCCTGGAACATGTTGATGACGTAGTGACCGTACTGAACGAAGAATGGATCGTTGAGGCCGTGAGCTACCCGGAATTCATCCAGCGCCTCCGGCGTTGCATACTCACCGAGAGCCGTGTAGGCCGGGTCAATCGGCGAAAGTGACATGATGAAGAAGACGAGTAAGGTTACGCCGATCACCATGATGGGCAGCGCAATCAGGCGCCGCCCGAGAAGTCTGAGGAGATTATTCATCTGTCCTTATTCCTCTTCCGACAAAGAAGGGTTGAGGTCACGCGCGCTTCGTCGCGCCGGCCCAACAGTCTGAGGGTGCAAAAAGTGGAGGGTAGGTTGGAGGACCTACCCTCCACTTTCTGGCTAGTGCAATGTTACTTGACGGAAGCTCCGACGAAGTTGAGGCCGGTGGTGCCAATGCCGTGGCCGCCGACTACCTTGGCGCCGTTGATACCAGTGATCATCGTGCGGTGGAAGAGCGGGAAGATCGGGGCCTCATCGGCGATGAGATCCTGAGCCTCGCCCCACTTGGCCTTCGCCGCGTCGCCAGTGGCCTGCTCAGCTGCGGAGACGATCTCCGAGAGCTTCTTGAAGCCTTCGGGGTTGGTCTTGCCCCAAGCGCCGCGCTTCTGGGTCCACACGTTGTCGCCGTACCACCAGTTGATGATGATGCCGGGGTCGATACCAAAGACCGAGGGATCGCCCGGCGCGAGGGCGACGTCGAAGGTCGGGTTGTCGACGTCGGCGAAGTTGGCGTAGAGATCGCCGGATGCCATCGACTGGACATTGACGGTCAGGCCAGCGGCCTCGAGATCCTTGCGGATCTGCGGCGCGAGGTTAGCGATCCACGGGTGATCGGTAGTGATGAGGGTAATCTCCTTCAGGCCAGCGGCTTCGAATGCGGCCTTGGCCTTGGCGGTGTCCATGGTGAACTGCTCAGCAGCTTCCTTGTACATCGGATTGGACTTCGGGAGGAAGGAGGATGCCACCGTGGCGTCGCCGCCCATGGCGTCCTTGACGAGCTTCTCGCGGTCGATCGCGTAGTGGAAGGCCTTGCGGACATCCTTCTTGTCGAACGGAGCCTTGGTGGTGTTGAACATGAGGAAGGGGTTGTTGTAGCCCGGAACCTCATCCAGAGTCCAACCAGCGGCCTTGAGCTGATCCTTGGTTGCCGACGGCACAGTCTCCATCACGTCGATGGTGCCACCGAGTGCGGCAGCGAGGCGGGCGGTGTCGTCCTTGAGGACATCCCAGTGCATCTTCGCAACCTTGGCAGGCTTAGGACCGTTGTAGAACTCGTTCGGAACAGCTTCAACAACAGTGTTCGAGATCGTCTCGTACTTGAACGGGCCGGTGCCAACAGGCTTGGCGGTCATGTCCTTTTGGTTGGAGGAAGCCGGAATGACCTTGACGTCGACGAGGCGCTCGGCGAGTGCCGCGAAGGGGTACTTCAGCTTGACGGAGATAGTCTTGTCATCCTTTGCTGCGACCGAGTCGATAAAGGTGAAGAACTGCTTGTAAATCGAAGTGTCGGCCGTCGTACGCTTGTAGGACTCGAGGAAGTCCTTCGTGGTGACGTCTTTTCCGTCCGAGAACTTGGCGCCATCGCGCAGCGTGATTTCGTACTCGGTATCAGAGATCTTCTTCGGCTCACCGGCAGCAAGCGCGGGGAAGAGCTTGTAGTTGGACATGTCGAATTCGTACAGGCCCTCTACCACGTGCCAGTTCGTACCCATGGCGAGTGCCGATGAGGTGGTGGACGGATCGTAGTTCGTGGTCTCGTAGGCAACACCGAGGTTCAACTGACCAGACGGTGCGCTGCTCTTTGCGGACGTCGTCGACTCACCTGCAGCGGTAGTTGCCGGGGTGTTCGATTTTCCTCCGCCACAGGCGGACAGGGCGAGCGTGGTTGCCGCGGCTACCGCCGCCAGCTTCGCCCAGCGCTTGGAAGAACGCATCTTTTTTCCTCTCCATTGAGTTAATGTGAAGCGATATAGCTCCGCATCGGGTATACTAATCGTATGTTGTCAGACAAGTCAGCGCAAGTGCTTTTGCAAAAGTACTCAACGGCCACCTTCCCTGGCCATCTCCATGAGCCTATTGCTGCGGTTAATCGTTCATCGGCGACGATCGACGCGATCAAAGCCTATATCCTCAATCACGATCTCAAACCTGGTGATGCGCTGCCGACTGAAGCGACGCTGTGTGAGACGCTCCAAGTCTCCCGCTCCTCGGTGCGCGAGGCTTTGCGCAAACTGGAAGCACTGGACATCGTCCAGGTCTACCAGGGGCGCGGTTCCTTTGTGGGGGACATGTCGCTCGAACCCATGGTCGAGACTCTCGTGCTCCGCTTTGCGCTGGACAAGTCCGCCGGGACGGAGTCCTTGCGCCAGGTCGTCTCGATGCGCCGATTCATCGACCTCGGCGTAGCACAGGCGGTCACTGGCGCAATGGTCGGCACGTCAAATCCTGAGCTACACCAGCTCGTGGATCGGATGGTGGCTCAGGCTAGCGCGGGGAAGCGATACATGGATGACGACATTGCCTTCCATACCGGCATCATGGCCTACCTCAACAACGAGCTCCTCACCCAGCTGAATGCCGCGATGTGGCTCGTCCACCAAACCGTTGTTCCGAAATTGCAAGAAGGGCGTAGCGAGCAGGTTGAACAGCTGCTTGAAACCGCTCACGCTCACCAGCGCATGTTGGAGACGGCCGAAGCGGGAGACACCCACGCCTATCGGCAGGCCGTCGTCGACCACTACGCCCCCTTGGCTGCGATTCTGGATCTTGACTAGATGTTCAACACATTATCTTCAGCACTGTCCGCCGTCGAAGTCGGTGCGGGTCCGCTCGTCGTGTTATGTCACGGCGTCACGGACAACGCGGCGTCCCTGTCTGATCTCGTCCGCCGTCTTGCACCCGAGTACCGGATTGTGGCCCTGGACTGCCTGGGTCACGGCCTCTCGCGCCGCTTTCACGACGACGAACTGGCAGCTCCCCTCGACAGCGCGCTCGTAGCATTGGAGGATGCCCTCGAGGTACTTGTCCAGGAACATGGGCCAGCTCTAGTGATCGGCCACTCCATGGGCGGAGCACTGGCCAGCCGCCTGGCAACAAAGCGCCCCGAGCTTTTCACTGGGCTCATCTGCGAGGATCCCGCCTGGCTCTCCCCAGAACAGGCGTCCTCTTACAAGACCAGCCTCCCGCGCATCCGCGCCTCTCATGAAGACATCCGCCGCGACCCGGCCGCCGCCTTGGCCGCTAACCGTTGCGCATACCCGGACTGGCCCGAGGATGAACGCCCAGGTTGGCTCGCTGGCAAGCTGCAGGTGGATCCCGATTTCCTCGCCGTCGGCGAGATGGGGTACGTAGATTGGTGCGAGTGGGTCGGAGAGATCGCTGTCCCCACGCTCGTCGTCTCGAGCGACGGCGAAGACGTCCTCCTCGGCCACTCTGGGCTAGCCAAGATCGACGCGCTGGGTAACTCCCATATCGCCACGGCCCTCCTGCCCGGTTGCGGCCACTGTGTGCGCCGGGATAATGCACAGGGGTTTTCCGATCTCATCGCCCCCTTCCTCGACCGCGTTCATCCCCCACTCGATTTCGCTGCGGCAATCCGCCGGCCCGGAACCGAACCGCAGGTCGGCGCCCAACCCAGCGCGACGGCGTCGTTCTTTATACAACCCGAGCTGCGTGCCGCATTGGCTCAGCCTTACTATCCGCAGTGGGATCCTATCGGAACTCGCGAGCGCGGCAGACAGGCGCTAGCCCCGATCCCGGTGGTCAAGGGTGTGCAGCTGACGGTCGCGGAGATTGATGGCCTGGAGACGCGCGTGTGGGCTCCGCCGGCACCTAGTGCCGTTGTCGTGTCTCTCCATGGCGGAGGTTTCATGGCTGGTAGCGCGCGCGCCGACGACGAGCGCAACGCTGACATGGCTCGCCGGCTGAATGCCGCAGTCGTCTCCCCCGAATATCGACTCACCCCTGAGCACCCTTTTCCCGCAGGCGCACTTGACTGCAGCACCATCGCAGAATGGGCGATGACCGAGTGGGATTTGCCCTTCTATCTCTACGGCGATTCCGCCGGGGGCAGTCTGGCAGAAACTGTGGCAGCGATGCTGCTCGAAGACGGCCGTCGCATCGATGGCCTCATTATGATTGAGCCCTTCCTGGATCCTTCCATGAGCGGGCGATCCATCCGAACGTACGCCAACGCGCAGACATGGAACCGCGATAAGTCGTATCACGCATGGAAGGCCTATCTCGATGGAAGACATCCGCGCGTGCTGCCGCGCCTGGTCGGCGTCGTGGAACACCGCCCGCGAGTACTGACGATAGTGGCTAGCGCAGATGTGCTCCGCGATGAGGGCATCGCATGGACGACTGCGCTGGTAGATGCCGGTTTCGATGCCGCACTGCATATGTTATCTGGGACGTATCATGTTGGACTGACGATTCCCGGCACCCGCGTGCGTGAGCGCGTATTCGGTCTGATCACCGACTTCATGGCAGCCCAGGCAGAACGGCCAGAATAGCTTTTTGCTGGCTGGCTAGCGCGACACAAAACATGAATATGGGCCGCACCAGGCCCGTATGCGAATCGGCGGCCGGTATATTCAAAAGAACTGTCGGGCTCGGCGGGTTAATAGGGCTGAGGGGTTGCGCGCAGCATACGTGTACGAGCTCATGGCCACCGGAGGCGGGAGGGACAACCTCTCTCGGAGGGGTGGTAGCACGCCGCGAGGACGTGGTGACGACGTCCGCAGCAGCACGTAACAACGGCCAGCCCTATACGCCTGTGGATAGTGGTCCTCCCCCGCGGCTCATTTCAGCAGCTGGCGGGTTACGGGTGCGGAACACAGGCGCCTAAAAACCTAGAGCACTCCACATCCTCGTCTATGTCAGTTGATTTCATGCAGGATCAAACTAGGTGGCGATACAATGAATTCACCAGGCATTCCTCCCCAATACCCTCAGGATACATAAGAGGTAAATTTCCTTTAGTGTCGCTATCTCTAATTTGAATTGAGCGTCGTGCGGTGGTACTTTTGCTAGACGGAACGAGAACACTTCTCATTCATTTCTGCAGTACAACGCCGCAGAATTGACATTGTGGCAACGGAGCCGCGATTAAATACACAAGGAAATAAAATGAAAACGTCGAGAATTGCAGTTGCTAGATCAACAACTGTCGCATTGATTTCCGGCAGCACTAAAGAGGCAGTTCGTCTCATGCGGGGTGCAAGCTTCAGCTACGAAAAAATGCTGGCAGCCGGCGGAGTTCTCATGGCCTTAGGAAAAGAACTCCTTAGTATTGATACTGTGAAGGAGCAATGTTTCTCATGAGGTTCCTCGATATCATACAGTTTTTCGCAGCCTTGGCTGCAGTAACGCTAATAATACT from Trueperella pyogenes includes these protein-coding regions:
- a CDS encoding ABC transporter permease, giving the protein MNNLLRLLGRRLIALPIMVIGVTLLVFFIMSLSPIDPAYTALGEYATPEALDEFRVAHGLNDPFFVQYGHYVINMFQGDLGIYGVGETNRVSDMVMGALPVTLSLTFYGLIIAILLAFPLGIIAAIYRDRWPDQVIRVLSVIFIGTPSFWLASLLVLAFVGGSLPVSGDLPSMTDNFSGWFLRMLLPAISLAIPVIGQMTRVVRTSMVEELDRDYVRTALGAGVPRSVVIGRNVLRNALITPVTVLGLRVGYLMGGAVVIEIIFGLQGMGKVLILGIQNNWVNLVQGGALVVAIAFIIVNIIVDMLYLLINPRIRSV
- a CDS encoding FadR/GntR family transcriptional regulator, with protein sequence MLSDKSAQVLLQKYSTATFPGHLHEPIAAVNRSSATIDAIKAYILNHDLKPGDALPTEATLCETLQVSRSSVREALRKLEALDIVQVYQGRGSFVGDMSLEPMVETLVLRFALDKSAGTESLRQVVSMRRFIDLGVAQAVTGAMVGTSNPELHQLVDRMVAQASAGKRYMDDDIAFHTGIMAYLNNELLTQLNAAMWLVHQTVVPKLQEGRSEQVEQLLETAHAHQRMLETAEAGDTHAYRQAVVDHYAPLAAILDLD
- a CDS encoding alpha/beta hydrolase, whose protein sequence is MFNTLSSALSAVEVGAGPLVVLCHGVTDNAASLSDLVRRLAPEYRIVALDCLGHGLSRRFHDDELAAPLDSALVALEDALEVLVQEHGPALVIGHSMGGALASRLATKRPELFTGLICEDPAWLSPEQASSYKTSLPRIRASHEDIRRDPAAALAANRCAYPDWPEDERPGWLAGKLQVDPDFLAVGEMGYVDWCEWVGEIAVPTLVVSSDGEDVLLGHSGLAKIDALGNSHIATALLPGCGHCVRRDNAQGFSDLIAPFLDRVHPPLDFAAAIRRPGTEPQVGAQPSATASFFIQPELRAALAQPYYPQWDPIGTRERGRQALAPIPVVKGVQLTVAEIDGLETRVWAPPAPSAVVVSLHGGGFMAGSARADDERNADMARRLNAAVVSPEYRLTPEHPFPAGALDCSTIAEWAMTEWDLPFYLYGDSAGGSLAETVAAMLLEDGRRIDGLIMIEPFLDPSMSGRSIRTYANAQTWNRDKSYHAWKAYLDGRHPRVLPRLVGVVEHRPRVLTIVASADVLRDEGIAWTTALVDAGFDAALHMLSGTYHVGLTIPGTRVRERVFGLITDFMAAQAERPE
- a CDS encoding ABC transporter substrate-binding protein; this encodes MRSSKRWAKLAAVAAATTLALSACGGGKSNTPATTAAGESTTSAKSSAPSGQLNLGVAYETTNYDPSTTSSALAMGTNWHVVEGLYEFDMSNYKLFPALAAGEPKKISDTEYEITLRDGAKFSDGKDVTTKDFLESYKRTTADTSIYKQFFTFIDSVAAKDDKTISVKLKYPFAALAERLVDVKVIPASSNQKDMTAKPVGTGPFKYETISNTVVEAVPNEFYNGPKPAKVAKMHWDVLKDDTARLAAALGGTIDVMETVPSATKDQLKAAGWTLDEVPGYNNPFLMFNTTKAPFDKKDVRKAFHYAIDREKLVKDAMGGDATVASSFLPKSNPMYKEAAEQFTMDTAKAKAAFEAAGLKEITLITTDHPWIANLAPQIRKDLEAAGLTVNVQSMASGDLYANFADVDNPTFDVALAPGDPSVFGIDPGIIINWWYGDNVWTQKRGAWGKTNPEGFKKLSEIVSAAEQATGDAAKAKWGEAQDLIADEAPIFPLFHRTMITGINGAKVVGGHGIGTTGLNFVGASVK